GCGCGCAGGATGTCGCGGATGACCGCCTGCGGGTAGGCCGTCTCCGGGACGGCCATTTCAACGGCGTGCAAATACACGGGCATGAATCAAGGGAGAGAGGCTGATCCGGACTTGTAGATGGGCCTCACGTCGCGCGGGCTGGGCGGGTGGGCCGCCAAACGGACATGGGGTCGAGGGTCTCGCTGCATGGGGTCCTCCAGCCTGTCATGGAAGCGGCTCTGGCCGCCTTGACGATCTCGTGTTCCAGAGACGAGAAACGGGAGAGAAGCTTCCCTCCCGTCTCCATCCCCATGTCTGCTTACTTCCCGCGCAGGGGGACGGGCTGACCGTTGTTGATATCGAAGCCGGTGTTGGGGTCACGCGGCGTGGTCTGGAGGAAGGCGCGCATCTGCCACTGGTACTTCTCGATGGCGTGCTCGACCTCTTGCAGCAGGTTGGCGGTGGTGGGGTCGGCGTCCTCCACGTCCTTGATGCGCCCGTAGATGCGCTGGCCCACCGTCTCGTACTGGTAGGTGAAGAACTGGATCACCTGGCTGTCGTCCATGAAGCCGCCGGGAATTTCCGGCAGGCGCGAGGCGGCGACGATGGTGATGGCCCGCCCGTCGCTCGACGCCCCCACCGAGAGCTGGCGCTCGGCCACGTCGTCGGCATACTGGCTGATGCCCTCGGAGTGCTCCTGAAGCAGCTCGTGCAGGGTGTACCAGAGGGTGCCCGAGACATTCCAGTGCGCCTGCTTGGTCCGAAGTTGCAGCGCCTGAAGCTCGGGCAGGGTGTTTTGCAGGGCCTGAACGCTCTTTTTCAGGTCGGTGGTCCCGGAGGCGGGCAGGGTCGTGGCCCGGTTAGAGGGCAGCGGCGAGGCCGTGCCCGTGTTCTGGGCGGTGGGCTGGCCGGTGTTGGGGGCGAGCTCGTTCACGTTGGT
This genomic stretch from Deinococcus aestuarii harbors:
- a CDS encoding Dps family protein; this translates as MKNVFLVTALLVSSALAGGAGAQSAGAGVPSTNVNELAPNTGQPTAQNTGTASPLPSNRATTLPASGTTDLKKSVQALQNTLPELQALQLRTKQAHWNVSGTLWYTLHELLQEHSEGISQYADDVAERQLSVGASSDGRAITIVAASRLPEIPGGFMDDSQVIQFFTYQYETVGQRIYGRIKDVEDADPTTANLLQEVEHAIEKYQWQMRAFLQTTPRDPNTGFDINNGQPVPLRGK